Genomic DNA from Anthonomus grandis grandis chromosome 2, icAntGran1.3, whole genome shotgun sequence:
TCAACGagagatttttcaaaattacgtagTCTCCTCGTACATCCACCTCTCTCGATGAATAATCTATAAGGCAAAATGTCATGTCCGATTAATATCAAGCGCTTATCGGCATGTGACTTACtctgattaaataaataaacgtttttgCATTTGTTGACTTACCAAAATCCGCAGGCAGAACGTCAAACGGTACCAGATAAATTTGGCTTTTCGTCGATAAGTTTGATACGCTTCTTTCGTATCTTCGGGCGACATCTTCAGGACATCTTAGTTTTactaaaagtttattttgacttttaaaaagtaattagtCCTAAAGTgctttaagtatttatttagaattgttAAATCTGCTATCACACCTATATAAACTTTTCACTAGAAGTATCAACAATCGACTGATTACGAAACTAGACTCCTACGAACTGGTAGAACAAATAGGCTTCCAAAAGGGCTTGAGCATTACAGACTACTTGCAAACACTTCAAGAAGACTACCAGAAAGCCTTTGACAGCGTTGAAGCCTGTTATTTTCTAATAGCAATGGAAAACATGAGAATCGATTCGAGATAGTCTACCCTCATTAAGAATATCTATGATAAGGCAATCTTTTACGTAAAAATAATCGACGAAAACAAATATCACTTGACAAAGGAGTCTAATAGGGAGATACCATATTTCCCGAGTTATTTACCCTCACACTGAAGAATGTTTTTAAGAAGTTTGAATACAAAAACAAGAGCCTAAACCTCGATGGAACATATTTAAATCACCTCAGATTTGAAGATGACAATCTTGACGAACATCGACATTCAAAAAATGAACGACATGCTAAATGAGCTAAACGAGCAatccaagaaaaaatttttcatcaagaataaaataatgagCAAAAATGATTATAGCATCACGATAGACAACGTTACCATAGAGAATATATTATGAACATTACATACACTTAGAACAAAAAATCAAACTGGGCCAAAAAGCCCAACTGCGCAAATCAAACGCAGGATCCATTTAGCATCAGTGGTATTCGAAAACATGAAATTCATTTTTACAGATAAAAAGATAACTGCATACTCTCGATTTGTCCCCTACAGCTTAGAAACTAAGGCAATAACCGAAAGAGCAACTGAGGTACTAAGAGTAGTACAGGGAGTCATGGAAAGACTAATACTGGAAGTCACTTTAAGGGACTAAATACGAGAGGACAAAAAACCCAAAGAACGGTACTCTGGGGACCAAGAGGAGCATCAAGAAACATGGAACTATGAAGAGATGGATAGATTATGTAAGAACAGCGGCAGGGGGATAATAGATAAGATTAGCGAGAGATTACGGGATATGAAAAAACTTGAGACATGCGACCATTGATAAAACATGCTGACAAAGACGAAGAAGATGGCAGGTATATCTAATATATggttttgacaattttttttatgtaaataaataaactaatcaAGATTTAGAAAGTCTGCATGCCAGATATACATACATTAaagaatgaatattttattgtttttatgagTTCCAGTTCACTGGAAATCAAGGAGCTTAGAAAACAGCTTGCTAAgtctgaaaaataaaactttttctatCTAAATAGGATCTATTTTATCTAGCCTCCTCGATTTAAAGATTTAATGTTTTAGCAGAGTCACGGTACTCTAATTTAACattaagtataattaattttaatttaatctaaatTAATGACAATATAATAAGGGGAATCACGTTTCAGAAACACTTGAATATCAATCATGAGCCTTTGACTAAATAAGATTTGCGAGGGAATAATAGACAGATTTCACAATATTTActacacaattttttaaatttaatgtaaataatatcaATGAATTACAACTAGGTTAAGTGAGTCAAGTATGGTTTGCCCTTTGGatcaatttattatatacatacatattaattataataattatataataattatattattatgtatgtaattttatatacataataacTTAGACTAGACTTACGAGGAAGGCGAAAAGGGGATTTTGTTATAGACGAATAAtccatacataaaaaaaatacctccTATCAAACAGAAACTATTAtgttacttattttgttaaGTATTAcctcacaacaatacagattttacctCTAGCAATTATAATATTGTGGAAGCTGATCCCTCGTAAGGAAGATATTATCAGTGACTATCAATGCGAATTTCGTGCCACAAGGTCAACACTGGATCAAATATTTTCGATTagacaaatattagaaaataactAGAAATCGAGTAAACCATCAAATCTTCGCTTCAGTAAGCATACAACTTCATAAGAAGAATAACATCAGAACTCACATAAGGAGACTCCCTATAAtcgttatttaattttaacttagaATAATTATGTAGTTAGCAGCATCCGAGCTAACAGAAGGTTTTCGCATCAAGATTAAAAACAACGCTACTGAAATCTAAACTGCTAAAGAGGTAATCCAAACTAATTTTCTATAGGGCAACAACTCTACCTTCAATCAacgagaaataaaaaataagctttttgtATTTGAAATAAGTTTGAAAGAAAAGTTCTCATAATGATGTTTGAACACAATAGAGATGAAACAACAGGAGTGTGGAAAGGAAGCCACAAAGGTGAATTGACCTTAATGTATAGCAGTGAAAACAGTCAGACACATAAAAGCTAACCGAATAAGATAGGCATGTATTAAAATGGAATACCCACGgattaataaagatattattccTTGAGAGACCAAGTTAAACGAAGTCGTCTCAAAGAGACTTTGATATAACCACACCAGAAGAGAATAACACAAACTCTTGAGAGGTCAGATGGCGATGGTCAATGGGTAGACCGCAAAAAATGCTGTCGCAGTAGATTTGTCTAGGATAGGAGACCAGCACTGCTAAGAGGAGACACAGGATTATAGAAAATGGAGAGCAATAGTGGATGCAATTAAGACTCACCGAGAGTTGTAAGTAAGAAGCCAAAGCAATTATATCCTGTTGTTTTTgtaaatctttcaataattttttttattttctgtagaCTGCCATGACTGTCATACTCAGGAGATGATAAACTAGCATTGCAAACAAGCCATAGGAATATCTATACCGTGATCATTAATTCTTTATCAGAGTAATTCCATGTTCATGTatgtaaagtttaaaaaatcacatttcagATAAAACTCATAAATACGTATTCTTAATCGACTAAAATTTAGTCTATACCTACACTATATTATTTGGAAACTCTGTATGcactattatttttagtttttttgtttgcttATTTCCAAACCATGTTAATCACCGAATAACAACTGAGATTCACGGCGGCAATTGTTTTTCCAAAACatctttgttgtttttattaggTAATATTGTATTATAAACTTTACATGGAAATCTAAtggaattaacaaaaataataaaagacgaTCGCAGCAATTCGACTTTTAATATGATATGTtgataaatttcaaatttaaaaaataaattaattttggagttatatgaaataaaaaaaatcagtcacATCTGAGTTTCCATTTCACCAAAAAAGAGTTAGACAACcagaaatgtatttaaaaattttcaaagcatATACTTTTCCAGAAATCTATCATCTCAAAACGAAGGTGAAAAGTAAGACACATTAAAAAGAAACTATATTAATTACGAATTGATAAATTGACttattcttaattaaataaatcgaaaacagaagaaataaatcatttgtaTAAATTCTTATAACAATTTGAAGTACTCTTGCAAAAGGCTAATTTCAAGACATAGTTGCTATAAAACACATGAATAATGGTTACTTACTTTCTGTACTAATATCATATACGCAGGGTTTCATAATAGAACTAGTAGTTGTGGTCACGACACTCGTATGATTCAACGACGATTGTAACCTTTTTTTTCGCCTATTTTTGCCTATAAATCAAAATGATGTTTAGATTGCCGAAGAACTTACTAGAATGAAACTTACACAAACACAATAAAAGTAGAACCACTAAGACCGCCACCGCAACTCCCACGGACACCCCAATAACAGTTTTCTTTTCATCATGTGAGTTATTGAGGGTGTCCTCGAGAATGACGAACCTGACGACCTCGGGTGCCCCTTTCAAGCTCATTTTACACAAACCGAGTAAAGTGACGAGATAAAGTGCGAAAAGCGCGACCAATTAGATGTTTTGTTTGATACCGACTACCTAATTGTTTTATAAGTCTGTTTATGCGATGTTATCGTTATCTTTTTTAATTCGATTCTgattacagattttttttgccGAGATTTATCTTGAAATATTCATGAAATATCAGATAATGATAGTacattttattagaagatttaGATTTCATTATGCCCAATATAAGATATAAGATGCCGATGATTCGCTTTACAAACATTCCGTATGATAAAAATGTGAAACAAATAAGCATTAAAAGACGTATTTAATGTTTTTCGTAACATCCGGTTTCACTaaattttgacttaaaatatttaaaatcctaaATTATCTATTATGTCATGACTATATAGAGGGTATTTCAATGAAATGggcaatttaaattaaaaattaaaatttcaatgaaattcaatgatatttttaggttttaaataacAGGCGTTGAGGccactttttaagaaattgcaGGTAATTTGAGTTCTCCAGAAAAGGACTTGCATCTCATGTGTCTtaattttttcggaaaaaaggGCACgccattgttttttttaaacatgtttttatcaaaatattcgattaatttttaacaaaaaagaatcCAACAAATACACACCGTTTTcgtgtaaaaaataaaatttataggagagtcctttaaaactttttttgaccCAGCGAGTGGCTTCAAAGTTCAATATCGTTccgataaataaacaaaaaattacaataataagtAATAACTAAAACTTTTAACCAAAtactcaaaatgttttccaggcatttcgaCATATTTTCTGCACTAGTCCCAAGATGTCTGCACGTGAGCAAAGACGCCTGGATCGTTCTTCAAAAATTCCGCAGCCATCATAACTCCAGCAACTAGGTCATCTCTGGTGGGCACAGGAGTTGTGTATATGAGGTGTTCTATGGCGCCCTAAACGAAAAATATCTAGAGGTGTCAGATCAGGTAATCTTGCTGGTCAAGGACcacctctaccaatccatctgttgtTGTAGGTCTGGTTTAGAAACGCGCTTACAGTGCAAGCAAAATTCTCTAGACAGCCATGACTAGATCCAGACTTCTCTCTGCAACTATAGAAACACTTCTTCTATTAGGCCAGGCAGAACCTCTCGTAAATATACCAGATAACTATTCGCGACGAGGTAATCAGATAGACATATGGCCCAATTAAGTAGTCGCCAAGATACCTACgcaaatggtaaatttaaacttttactgAAACCTTCTGATGTGCTTAGCATGTGGTTTCATCGCTCCACTTATGATTGATGCGAGGATTGAATGACCTTTCGCGCGAAAATCCGTTTTCtgtaaagaaaagaaagaaaagatagaaaaatgtgctatattacgtaaggcaaaacaaaatcttgtgtacaagcatcctaaaaactaagaTTAAGAAATGGAGGAAGAAAGACATGGAATTTTAGAATACTAGTTATAGAAACAAGCcacagaaaaataaagaaaacagagATAGTAGGAATTTGACAATACTTACCATCATCGGTAAGAAGAGCGGGTCTCCCGCAGCCTTTAAtcaattttgatgaaaattctAGTTTTGGGCAATTCATGATCTAGAAACTGCTCCCTGTACAATTGCTGTGCCAATAAAAGCGTTACCGCCTGCTTCTCCATGcataagatgcatatctgcaaGCTCAACCAATCCAAGGCGATTCCTTAACAGCTTAAGACAGGTAATTACTACTAAATTGTATGTGATCATAATAAAAGTGACCTTTGGTCGATTACTGTCACTCaactttgttttgtttatgttaTTGGCATAGCTAAATTTATTGTcacaaaaaaactataaacaTTATATACTGAAATATGCAcacatttgtaaaatatcttaaggtaatttaatatatttaataaacgtatcTTTTATAAAACTGTATTCCTTTAAAAGTGTCTTAACCGCTCGAGAGTTGTTTTACATCCTTGAAAATCTATAccctaaatataaataatattataagcaGAAACTGAGAGAGACTCAGAAAATAAGAGGTAGTGAGTGCTAGCACTTATGCACGGCTATAAAGCACCATGTATAATATGCATGGTTCTTTACAAGCTATATAtctatataccgggtggtgcgtcgccgagcggaacataggaaaacccatgtaaattttaagggagtcaattattggcttccctgtacattttatagaaaaaatgtaagataactttttgaagagaccaatctggcaaacccttgtgcaaagtttcaaaaaatgttaataagcgaatcttgaactatttaattaaatgtaattgcaaaattagcaaattttcggttcaggtaaaaccaaatgGGAagcagtaaaatgaatattgtcactgacgcgaggaaaagtgtcaataaatcagtgatagtcgatatttgaaaacaagtataaattattcattcgacgaaaaaatagccataattaagtggcattatgcgggaaacagttttagagcagtatctgaaatgttttcagtttattgcCCCaccaactattaaacgtattgtcaataagttcgagtccaacggtaccgtaataaataattgtaaatgttcaactcaggatatcgaaaataaagttgaagaaagagatcttaatattctactgagtgtggaggaaaacaagatggttagtacgagggttcttgggcaagaggtaaataaacattatacaacggtattgcgcactttacaaaaacacaaatattattcgtatagtattcgaaaaacatcaagagctgcaggaaggagatgaagagcgaagaatgtcattttgtttttgtgtatagctgtatatatatatatatatatatatatagaagaCTTTTTGAAGAGGttttttttatcaatctcacagcTATACACAGCGCCTCTTAATTGCGTCCCCTCCCCttcttattttttgaatgcgtttatataaaaaattgaaatttggcacacattattagcaacctaaatagaTCTTTTTGGTCTCTAGGTCATTTTGCAAACAACAAAATGGCGGCATAACtttctacccatagcaaaatggcagcctttcaaaattttatttttcacatttttattgatttttctttactactttttatttcatttagtgAACATTTAGTGAACGCATTTAAAATAGCATCTGCTGGGTCTCATTTTCATTTAATAGCGGTCTGTTTGTACAGAACCAAAGTTCAGTCTTCGCCTGAGCATCCCTAGCTCCTGAAACTGCTAGTTCCTATGTATTATAGCATTAAGCTATAGTAAATTGAATTGAACATTTTTGTTGCTTGTAGGGAAGTCTTATGATATATGgtaggatttatttttgttttgggtaTGGTTTTCTTCTGTGATGAAACAGAAGAATTTATTGAAGTCATCAGGCGACATCGACATTGTATAAGATATACCTTCATCCTTTTTAAtctgtcttttataaaaaaaaattatttcctataAAGTTTATTTCCTACTTTTACATCACATAATGTTAAGCCATCCTTATGGAAAATAGCATAACTTTTACCAGTAGTTTGCtgcctgtaaaaatagctttttaattGCAATCTtatatattcattattattaagttcATCGTCTGTCATCGAAGGCTCAGTCAGACATAGAATATCGTCACACTTGTCTGGTATAAAGTTCTCTAGCTTAtcatttttctttcttaaagagcggaaatttaaatgaaaaactgtcAGGTTTCTCTCTTTAGACCTATATATTGAACCATAAAATTCGGGAAATCTTTTTACAATGCTTTATGTGAATTATTGGATGGATGTGTAGAATAAAAGTGATGAGTATCTTGGGAGTGTTTTCAATTATACTCATTTGAATGAATTCGTCTTTGTTTTTTCAGAGTCAAtgtaaaagtataatttcaaaaaaaacgtTTGAATGATCTTCCCAAAAGAGAATTCGAAATTGGTTAGAAGTTGTAACAAagcagtttctttttttaatacacttaaagcaatgtacaattttttttaccgcACAAAAGTGCTATTTGGTATTTCCCATAGGATACATTAATAACACACCAGAACCttatataacatttatttagtaAGACAGAAATAAATCAGTAGCTGATCATACAAACCCATTTTTATAAGAGAATAGCCATTTTGTAAATCTTCGTCTTTTTCCTCGTTCAAAGTTCCTCTCTCTACAAAATAAAACTGATCTCTGATACGAACTACAAGAAACGAGCATATACTTTTGGTTCCATTATAATGAATTCGTATTATTAGAGATCAGTGGATCAGATAAGAAAATATTACTACAAAACACTCTCTCTTAATAGTTGCTTGTCTGAAAATCACTCGAAACAAAAATATCAGATTAAAACCTTAATCATACATATATCCATAATCCTACCTACCTTATTCATATTCTCTATTCCTAAACCCTTAAAACAAAACTTCTTTAATATAACTTTAATACAAAACTACCTTAATACATATaagatttaactaaaaatacattaagtctGTATTATTAAAtctactttaaattaaaatatataagtatattattaGGACAAATATGCCAGGTTGAGAACAAAATCGTAAAATTAAAAGGGTAACTTTATTAAAGAtataaagctttaaaaaatttagtataaacAACGTTCCTCATAGTAAATAAGAGTTAAGTAGtcacaattttttctttaataaattaaatttcctttcatttaaatatcttaataatctttttaaaCTCCAGATTTGTTCATTATTTTGATCTTGATATCtgctaaaataattaacagaaaaactAATATCAGGTCTAGTACTCAGCATAGAGTACATTAAACATCTAGTCGATCAGTGTTTAtatcttctttattaaattcaatttgTAGTTTTCGGTCTATTGATATAATAACTGGTTtgctattttcaaaattaaaattaaaatttcaaaattacttcGCTTAGCTTAAGTCGATTTAAATAAGTGCATGATCCGGTTTTAAGTCGCTTTAAACTACCGTATAAACACCTGTCACCACTCAACCGATTGAACTTTCAGTGGTACCAACACAAATgtgtaaatgtttaaaaaaaacagatgtTTTAAGgttagatgttaattttttgcccaatttattttcttatcacTCGTTAAACTAGCCAATTTTGCAAGTAATAACTTAACTGGTTAGCTGAACCAATTCCTAGATTGGCAATGGTAAACAGCTGTTAAATCTTAAGGTGAAATCCCTTTCTTAATCTTCTCATATAAACACTAGCCAAACTGAATTATCTCTAAATCGGTTTAACCGCTAAAGTGGTTTAATTGCCCGTATAAACTTGGTAATTGAAACTTTGATCTTATTT
This window encodes:
- the LOC126733440 gene encoding uncharacterized protein LOC126733440, coding for MSLKGAPEVVRFVILEDTLNNSHDEKKTVIGVSVGVAVAVLVVLLLLCLCKNRRKKRLQSSLNHTSVVTTTTSSIMKPCVYDISTEIKLRCPEDVARRYERSVSNLSTKSQIYLVPFDVLPADFDYSSREVDVRGDYVILKNLSLIERQGQYQGTINEGYEYEQQSAYNPLYVISPSREVYKKQESYNTDYFY